Within the Tistrella mobilis genome, the region ATTACTCTATGGCAAAATTACTAGAAAGCGATCGGGGAAAAATGGCGCACTCGACAGGATTCGAACCTGTGACCTCCGCCTTCGGAGGGCGGCGCTCTATCCAACTGAGCTACGAGTGCGTGGCCGGGGCGAACCTGCGGCGGACGGCGGGGGTGGCCCCCGGCGTCGAGGCCTGGACATTAGCCGAAGGCGGCGGCGGCGTAAAGTGTTTCGCGCGGGGTTTTGACAGGGGGTGAGGGCCGGGGGGACGCCGGTCAGGCCGCCGCCTCTCTGGCCGCGTCGGATTCGCGGGTCAGGCGCAGGAACAGGTCTTCCAGGTCGGGTTCGCGGGTGGTGATGTCGGCGACCGTCAGCCCCGCGGCGGTCACGGCGGCCAGCAGGCGGCCGACGGGGGTTTCGCTCGGGCGGAAGCGGAAGCAGACGGTGCCGGCCTCGGCATCGACCGCGGCGCCGAAGGCGGCGAGCGGTGCCGGCACCTGGCCCGGGGCCAGGGCCTCGGCCACCCGCACCACCAGTTCCTTGGCGTCCAGCTGCGAGAGCAGGGCGTCGGTGCGGTCGCAGGCGATCAGCCGGCCGTGATTGATGATCGCGATCCGGTCGCAGAGTTCCTGCGCCTCTTCCAGATAATGGGTGGTCAGCACCACCGTCGTGCCGGCGGCGTTCAGCTCGCGGACATAATCCCAGAGCTTGCGGCGCAGTTCGATATCGACACCCGCCGTCGGCTCGTCCAGCACCAGCACCGGCGGGTTGTGGACCATCGCCTTGGCGACCAGCAGCCGGCGGCGCATGCCGCCCGAAAGCGTGCGGGCATAGGCATCGGCCTTGTCGTCCAGCCCCACCGCCCTCAGCAGTTCCATGGTCCGGCGTTCGGATTTGGGAACGCCGTAAAACCCGGCCTGCAGCTCCAGCGCCTCGCGCGGGGTGAAGAAGGGGTCGAGCACCAGTTCCTGGGGCACGATGCCGATGGCCAGCCGGGCATCGCGCTGGCGGCGATCGAGATCGCGGCCCCAGATTTCCACCGTACCCGAGGTCTTGTGGACCATGCCCGCCAGAATGTTGATGAAGGTCGACTTGCCGGCGCCATTGGGGCCGAGCAGGGCGAACATCGATCCGCGCGGCACCTCGAGCGTCACCCCGTGCAGCGCGGTCTTGCCGCCGGCATAGGTCTTGCGCAGCTCGCGGGCCGAGATGGCGAGGTCGGGAGCGGTGGCAGAGGCGGTACGGGTCGGGGACATCGGCGGGGCTTTCCTGGCGGCGGTCACCGGCAGCCGGGCTTCAGGCCCGGCCGGAGGCCGCGGGACGCACTTGCGCATGGGCCGACCTTGGGTATCATCGGGCCACCGTCCGGTCAACGCCGGCCGGCCGGGCGGCGTCATCCGGGCGATGCGCGCGCCGGGCCAGGGCCCTGATCAGACCGGTCCCAAAACAGATATCGTGTTCAGGCGACATCCGAGGCGAGAAACATGGAACCCGTTGAGACCATCATCGTCGAGCAGACCCAGCTCGCATGCGACGGCGGCGTCGGCGCCCTCGGCCATCCGCGGGTCTTTCTGAACATGGAAGGCAAGGGCTATGTCGACTGCCCCTATTGCGGGCGTCACTATGTGCTGAAGCCCGGCGCCAAGGCCTCGCACGGCCACTGAGCCGGCACGGGCCCCGATTATCCGGGGCCCCCAGAGACATCCGGAACCCGGGTCGCCGCCGCGGCCCGGGTTCTTCGTGCTGGCGGCCATGGCCGGCAGGCCGGGGCCTTGTTCCGTGTCCGTTCGCGGATGGGTTCCGCGCGACTTTCGTGCCATACTGCCCGCCGCGATGACCGCGGCCTTCCTGTACCCAGACTTCCCGGAGCCGAGACGGTAGAGATGAGCGACCAGACCCCGAGCCCCCAGAGCCCCCTCTACCTCGTCGACGGATCGGGCTACATCTTCCGGGCCTTCCACGCCCTGCCGCCGCTGAACCGCCCCGACGGCACGCCGGTCAACGCGGTCTACGGCTTCTGTTCGATGCTGCTGAAGCTGATCGAGGATCTGAAGGCCGAACGGCTGGCGGTGATTTTCGATGCCGGCCGGCTGAGCTTCCGCAACGAGATCTACCCCGATTACAAGGCCCATCGCCCCGAGCCGCCGGAAGAGCTGGTCCCCCAGTTCCCGCTGATCCGCGACGCCACCCGCGCCTTCGCCCTGCCCTGCATCGAGCTGCCCGGCTTTGAGGCCGACGACCTGATCGCGAGCTATGCGAAAGCGGCGCGCGAGGCCGGCCAGGAGGTGGTGATCGTCTCGGCCGACAAGGACCTCATGCAGCTGATCCAGGACGGCGTGTCGCTGATGGATCCGATGAAGGCCAAGAAGATCGGCCTTGAAGAGGTGATGGCCAAATTCGGCGTCGCCCCCGACAAGGTGGTCGACGTTCAGGCGCTGGCGGGTGATTCCACCGACAACGTGCCGGGCGTGCCCGGCATCGGGGTCAAGACCGCCGCCCAGCTGATCGGCGAATATGGCGATCTGGACACGCTGCTCGCCCGCGCGGGTGAGATCAAGCAGCCCAAGCGTCGCCAGACCCTGATCGAAAATGCCGACAAGGCGCGGGTCTCTCGTGAGCTGGTCCGGCTGCGCGACGATGTCGACCTGCCCGATCCGCTGGACAGCCTGCATGTCGGCCAGATGAGCGCCGAGGTCGTGCTTTCCTTCCTGGAGCAGCAGGGCTTCACCTCGCTGGTGGCCAAGCTGCGGCCGCATCTGGGCGCCTCGAAACCCGCCCATGGCGGCAGCGCCGGCTCGGCTGCCGCGGCGGCGGCCGAGGATGTGCGTGCGGCGGTGCGCGATTACGAGCTGATCCAGGATGAACCCGCCCTCACCCGCTGGATCGAGATGGCGACCGAGGCGGGCATCGTCGGTTTCGACACCGAGACCACCAGCCTCGACGCCCATCGCGCCGTGCTGGTCGGCTTTTCGCTGGCGGTGGCGCCGGGCCGGGCCTGCTATGTGCCGCTTCGCCATGTGGCGCCCCGCAAGGCCCGGCAGGGTGCGCTCGATCTGGGGGCGGCCGGCGGCGAGGCCGGGGCGGATGAGGGGGCACCCGAGCAGATCCCGGTCGACCGGGCGATCACCCTGCTCCGCCCGCTGCTGGAAGCGCCGGGCGTGCTGAAGGTCGGCCAGAACATCAAATACGACATGATCGTCATGGCGCGCGAAGGCATCGAGATCGCGCCGATCGACGACACCATGGTCATGTCCTACGCGCTCGACGGCACCCGCCACGGCCATGGCATGGACGAACTGGCCCAGATCCATCTGGGGGTGACGCCGATTTCCTATGACGAGGTCACCGGCAAGGGCCGCGACCGGATCGGCTTCGACGAGGTGCCGCTGGACCGCGCCCGCGACTATGCCGCCGAGGACGCCGACGTCACGCTGAACCTGCACCGGCTGCTGAAACCCCGCCTCGGCCCCGAAGGCGTGCGGGCGCTGTACGAGCGCACCGACCGGGCGCTGGTGCCGGTGCTGGCGCGGATGGAACGGCGCGGCATCCGCATCGACCGCGACATGCTGGGCAAGGCCTCGCGGGAATTCGCCGACGGCATGGCGGCACTGGAAACGCGCATCCACGAACTGGCCGGCGAGAGTTTCAACGTCGGCAGCCCCAAGCAGCTGGGCGAGATTCTGTTCGACAAGCTGAGCCTGCCCGGGGGCAAGAAGGGCAAGACCGGCGCCTATGCCACCGGCGCCGACATCCTGCAGAAGCTGGCCGCCGACGGCCATGAACTGCCGGCAAAGGTGCTGGACTGGCGTCAGCTCGCCAAGCTCAAGAACACCTATGCCGATGCGCTGGCCGAGGCGGTGAACCCGGAAACCGGCCGCATCCACACCAGCTTCGCACTGACCGTCACCACCACCGGCCGGCTGTCGTCGAACGACCCCAATCTTCAGAACATTCCCGTGCGCACCGAGGAAGGCCGGCGGATCCGCCGCGCCTTCGTGCCCGAGGCGGGCCATGTGCTGATGTCGGCCGACTACAGCCAGATCGAGCTGCGCCTGCTGGCCGACATCGCCAACATCCAGGCCCTGCGCCAGGCCTTCCGCGAGGGCATCGACATCCATGCGCTGACCGCCTCTCAGGTCTTCGGCGTGCCGGTGCAGGGGATGGATCCGATCACCCGCCGGCGGGCCAAGGCGATCAATTTCGGCATCATCTACGGCATCAGCGCCTTCGGTCTGGCCCAGCAGCTGGACATCCCGCAATCCGAGGCCAAGCGCTATATCGAGGCCTATTTCGAGCGCTATCCCGGCATCCGCGACTATATGGAACGGGCCAAGGCCGATGCCCGCGCCCATGGCTTCGTGACCACGATCTTCGGCCGCAAATGCTGGACGCCCGACATCGCCGCCAAGAACCCGGCGCTCAGGGCCTTTGCCGAACGCGCCGCGATCAACGCGCCGCTTCAGGGGTCGGCCGCCGATATCGTCCGGCTCGCCATGGTGGCGCTGGATGAGGCGCTGGAGGCAAGCCCGCTCGGCGCGCGCATGCTGCTCCAGGTCCATGACGAAATCCTGCTGGAGGTGCCCGAGGCCGAGGTCGAAGAGACCGCCGCCCTGGTCAAGCGGGTGATGGAAGATGTGGTGTCGCGGCCGGTGCCCTATGTCGTCGAGGTCGGCACCGGGCTCGACTGGGATGCCGCACATTGACGGCGATGCCTGCAGACAGCGGAGCCGTCGAGGCGGTCGCCCCCGGCCGGATCCGGCTGCCGGCCGGCATCGATCTGGTCACCGCCTTCGCGGGCCTCGCAGCCCATGGCGATGACGGGCTGGTGCGGCTCGACGGTGACCGGCTCTATACGATCGAGCGGATCGAACGCGCGCCGGTGGCGGTGGAAACCATCCTCACCGCCGATGCCCGGGGCGATTTGCAGGTGACGGTGGAAACCGGCGCCGTCGACCTGCTGGAGATCGCGACCCGCGCCATGGCCGCCCGTCTGCATCTGCCGGGTGCGGCCTTCGCGGCGCTCGCCACCGAGGATCCGGTGATCGGCCGGATCGCCGCCGCCCAGGGGGTGCGCCCCACCCTGCTCTACCCCGAGCCGATGGTGGTGATGCTGCGCACGATCAGCGCCCAGCTGGTCAACCTCGCCTGGGCCGCGACCACCCGCCGTCGCCTGGCCGAGGCCTTCGGCATCCGCCGGCCGGTGGGCAGCGGCTGGGTGATCGATATCGATCCGGCCCGGATCGCGGCGATCGACCCCGACGACATCAAGGCCCTGCAGTTCACCGGCGCCAAGGCCCGGGCGATCGTGAGCGTGGCCCGGGCGATCGTCGACGGCCGGCTGGATGCAGCCGCCATGGCCGCGGCCGACACGCCGGAAATCCGCCGCCGGCTGACCGCCATCCCGGGCATCGGCGACTGGACCGCAGACTGGGTTCTGGCCCGCGGCCTGGGCCGGCCGGTGGTGGCGACCGGCGATCTGGGCGTGCGCAAGGCGGTGGCCCGCGCCTATCACGATGCCGAAATCATTTCCGCCGCCGAGGTCGCCCGCACCACCGCCCATTGGGGGGAAGCCGCCCTCGACGCCCAGACGCTGCTGCTCTCCACCCTGGGTGCCGCCGGGGCCGAGGGCGCCACCCCGCGGCTTGCCCGCAAGCGGGCCGCCGCCACCCCGCCGGAGGAGAAACGCCCATGAGCGGCC harbors:
- a CDS encoding ABC transporter ATP-binding protein, which translates into the protein MSPTRTASATAPDLAISARELRKTYAGGKTALHGVTLEVPRGSMFALLGPNGAGKSTFINILAGMVHKTSGTVEIWGRDLDRRQRDARLAIGIVPQELVLDPFFTPREALELQAGFYGVPKSERRTMELLRAVGLDDKADAYARTLSGGMRRRLLVAKAMVHNPPVLVLDEPTAGVDIELRRKLWDYVRELNAAGTTVVLTTHYLEEAQELCDRIAIINHGRLIACDRTDALLSQLDAKELVVRVAEALAPGQVPAPLAAFGAAVDAEAGTVCFRFRPSETPVGRLLAAVTAAGLTVADITTREPDLEDLFLRLTRESDAAREAAA
- a CDS encoding zinc-finger domain-containing protein, with the protein product MEPVETIIVEQTQLACDGGVGALGHPRVFLNMEGKGYVDCPYCGRHYVLKPGAKASHGH
- the polA gene encoding DNA polymerase I, producing MSDQTPSPQSPLYLVDGSGYIFRAFHALPPLNRPDGTPVNAVYGFCSMLLKLIEDLKAERLAVIFDAGRLSFRNEIYPDYKAHRPEPPEELVPQFPLIRDATRAFALPCIELPGFEADDLIASYAKAAREAGQEVVIVSADKDLMQLIQDGVSLMDPMKAKKIGLEEVMAKFGVAPDKVVDVQALAGDSTDNVPGVPGIGVKTAAQLIGEYGDLDTLLARAGEIKQPKRRQTLIENADKARVSRELVRLRDDVDLPDPLDSLHVGQMSAEVVLSFLEQQGFTSLVAKLRPHLGASKPAHGGSAGSAAAAAAEDVRAAVRDYELIQDEPALTRWIEMATEAGIVGFDTETTSLDAHRAVLVGFSLAVAPGRACYVPLRHVAPRKARQGALDLGAAGGEAGADEGAPEQIPVDRAITLLRPLLEAPGVLKVGQNIKYDMIVMAREGIEIAPIDDTMVMSYALDGTRHGHGMDELAQIHLGVTPISYDEVTGKGRDRIGFDEVPLDRARDYAAEDADVTLNLHRLLKPRLGPEGVRALYERTDRALVPVLARMERRGIRIDRDMLGKASREFADGMAALETRIHELAGESFNVGSPKQLGEILFDKLSLPGGKKGKTGAYATGADILQKLAADGHELPAKVLDWRQLAKLKNTYADALAEAVNPETGRIHTSFALTVTTTGRLSSNDPNLQNIPVRTEEGRRIRRAFVPEAGHVLMSADYSQIELRLLADIANIQALRQAFREGIDIHALTASQVFGVPVQGMDPITRRRAKAINFGIIYGISAFGLAQQLDIPQSEAKRYIEAYFERYPGIRDYMERAKADARAHGFVTTIFGRKCWTPDIAAKNPALRAFAERAAINAPLQGSAADIVRLAMVALDEALEASPLGARMLLQVHDEILLEVPEAEVEETAALVKRVMEDVVSRPVPYVVEVGTGLDWDAAH
- a CDS encoding DNA-3-methyladenine glycosylase family protein — encoded protein: MPADSGAVEAVAPGRIRLPAGIDLVTAFAGLAAHGDDGLVRLDGDRLYTIERIERAPVAVETILTADARGDLQVTVETGAVDLLEIATRAMAARLHLPGAAFAALATEDPVIGRIAAAQGVRPTLLYPEPMVVMLRTISAQLVNLAWAATTRRRLAEAFGIRRPVGSGWVIDIDPARIAAIDPDDIKALQFTGAKARAIVSVARAIVDGRLDAAAMAAADTPEIRRRLTAIPGIGDWTADWVLARGLGRPVVATGDLGVRKAVARAYHDAEIISAAEVARTTAHWGEAALDAQTLLLSTLGAAGAEGATPRLARKRAAATPPEEKRP